The segment ACTTTTTCATAGACACGGAATACTATAAagttaaaatatacatatatatatatatatatatatatattctaagcAACCCTAACCATTGTGAATTTTTATTTGTGTTTGACgcatttttgatgaaattttattCATCCTGGTCACACAATATGCAGTGTTTTTCAGTGTGCTGCCTTCTTATATAGGGTGTGTATTATATAAGTATCTTTAAATCGGGAAACTAAGTTCAAGAATTTGATCACCATTTTCGGTTTCAACTAAGGATTCTTAAGTGAGATGAATCATTTCAGGTTCAAATGACGAGAACTTGGTCATCCTCCAAGTGATTTTGTTATCTCAATTAAGCTAAACCATTCAGCTGTTCCAGAGTCAGCAAATTCAATCCTATGAAAGCGTGACACCACGAGTAAAACAATAAATAGTCATTACAAGACATGACATGAGCCAAGTGAATGCTATTCTCATGTCTATGTATCGTGAATTAAACGCTACTGAGAGATTCAAGATTGATAAGCCTTATACATCGCATGTTTAGGGAATATATCTAGTTTCGACAGCCGACCCTATCCTGAAACCATATGCATAAAATAAATTCCACATTTTTTTATACGTGTGcttaatatatagaaaatatggaatgtaaaaaaagagaaatatatattattgatcaTGCAGATCCTCATAGGAAGATTTGGCATCATGCAGTTAGATAgtgatttaatatataaagggtaAGAATCAAACTTTGTCAATTGGTTTTGGAGAAGACTTGTCAACAGTTTCATGAGCTTTGTAACAAGACCAGAGATAGACGATCCTTTTAGCAAACGATCGATTGATTTAGgttcttatatttttgtaattttaggGTTTTTTGATAGAGGAATATATTTAATACTCTTTAActgaatttatatatacataatatttttttttcataaaagatGTTATGAAATGAATAACAGGTAGAGAAAATggtattgtattatatgagaaTTGACATATCACGAATTATAATAACAAAAGAAttataataaagaaaaataattaataatattgtaattttataatattcatattatccatatttttgtatttaattgaCATTGTTAATTTCTctgtttgttttggttttatccACGTTTGGATAAATGGGTAAAataatgaacttttttttttgaaacactggGTAAAATAATGAACGTATTCACCATTATAAAGCTTAGCATAAAATACATCAATTAGTTCCCAGTTAATAAATATGTCTTTTCCTTGAATCAGATATCATTgtttagagttgaaggattCAAGTTGATGCCAGGAAATATCTGAAGTCTTTTTTAAGAAAACCACCAGGAGAACTTTGATTATAAAATGAAGAAATAGAAGAAACTGATACACACCATATATATTAGTGTCTTTTACACACTATATATACATGTTTTATCAATTATCCATATTCTTAAACTAAGTTTGGACTAACAATAAATTTATCCCGAAGAATAACTGACCGTATATAGTTTACATGAAAAAATAAAACGTTTCTGGTTCTAGTTTCCTTTGCTAGGACATCGGCGTGAACATTTAGCTCTGGGAACGTTACACACCATATATATAGCTCTTCGTATCTTTGATAGCTGGAAGTTCTCCAAAAGTATATTCTCCGGATCTTATTCATTACATTATATCACTTATTGGTATAGTAGTTCACAACATGACTTATAAAAGACAAGACGCTGCCGAGTTAGCAATATGTAGCCACAGAAACGACTTCAAAATCAACTCCCACGTACAGCTTATCATTCACCAGATAAGGTTCAACAAGTTTCGTCAGACACATGAAGTCTGCAAAGCCCTTAGATGTCTCCAACCAACCCGAACCTAAAAACAAAGAGCATTATACATAATAATCTTTTTTCaagaattatataaaatagtatttaaaattgaaaaaaaaaatcaagaaacatCCATACATGTTTTCTCAACATGATTGCGGTTAACTTGATCCAATACCCTCAGCTTAAATTTTGCGTAAGTCTCTGTCTTCGACGCATTGTTTATGAACCCTTCACCTAACAGATATACAGAAAATGATTCGTCTTTTTCCTCCTCAAACCCTCTTGGATGAACTTGAATTCTCCTGATCAAGAACTCACACACAACATGCAACATCTTCAGTACgatatacatttttttatatttataatttgtgtaaagaaagtgaaataaaaaaagaagataagaaCTGATCACCATTTCCTGTTTCCAACGACAAATTCATGAGAATGATGAGCCTTCTCAGGGTCGAAAGATGAGAACCTGGTCATCATCCAAGTGACTTTGTTGTTGAGAGGCTTCTCAATTAAGCTAAAACATTCAGCAGTTCCGGATTCGGCAGGTTCAATCCCATGAAGCTTGACACCACACATACAACTGTCTCCAATAAGGTACCCGTTCCTCTCAAGATCAACAAGAGATATTAGTTTTGGATTCCCCTTGCCAGTCGGTTTTGGATGGATACCGAATTCTCTGTGGCCTGCAACACAACACATCAACATATATATCGACCCTAGAtaaaatatacacaaaatatatgtataggtactatagagaaagagagaccaGAAGATTCCCATTTTTGCTCTAGTTGACTGACGACAAAGAGTTCATATTCGATCTTTACATTTACCGAAGCTTGGCTCATTAAGAAGATAGAGACATAATGACCACTTGCATTCTTACGCCCATTTGGAAACACACGAAGTGTCCTGGTTTCATATCAACTCAAGAAAGGTTAAAATgtcttctttttaaaaaaaaatgagaaagaaaGCTCACCATTTGTGACCACCGAGATCGAAAACAGATGAATTGACCTTTTCGAGTTGGTACTTTTTGAACAACGAGAAGTTGTCTATCTTGAACAAATGACTTGTTCTGTGACGTGATTTGAACACTCTCACCATTTCTGTGAAGAAAAGATTAGATTAAAACTTGGAACTAAAGAGCATGCACAATGGGCATATACCCAAAAAGTATTTcacattttttattaatactATTTGATAATATGATTAAGTTTTAATTTCAGAAAATAATGAACCATTATTAAAGTGACACATGACAACAAAAAATTTCGTATTTTT is part of the Brassica rapa cultivar Chiifu-401-42 chromosome A09, CAAS_Brap_v3.01, whole genome shotgun sequence genome and harbors:
- the LOC103836843 gene encoding uncharacterized protein LOC103836843, yielding MSRPIPIEEMVRVFKSRHRTSHLFKIDNFSLFKKYQLEKVNSSVFDLGGHKWTLRVFPNGRKNASGHYVSIFLMSQASVNVKIEYELFVVSQLEQKWESSGHREFGIHPKPTGKGNPKLISLVDLERNGYLIGDSCMCGVKLHGIEPAESGTAECFSLIEKPLNNKVTWMMTRFSSFDPEKAHHSHEFVVGNRKWRIQVHPRGFEEEKDESFSVYLLGEGFINNASKTETYAKFKLRVLDQVNRNHVEKTCSGWLETSKGFADFMCLTKLVEPYLVNDKLYVGVDFEVVSVATYC